The stretch of DNA CACCGCTTTTAGAGGATCAATTGAATCCCGTGCCAATGTGGATGTAAGCAATGCCGAGTAAAAAAAGTCTGCTTTCATTGCCTAATTTCTGGTAATTTTACTGGGTCAGGACTTAGATTATGTCCGGTTAAATGAGCGTAATTCCTGTAGGGGCGGGTTCGCCGAAATATTTGACACCCATCGAACAATCATAAAAACCCGCCCCCACCCCACGAAAAAATCAACAATTAATTAAATTTAATTGTTATTCAGCGATCATTATTCGGGATTATTCGTTGGGTGGGGGCGGGTTTTTTAAGGTTATTGGTAGGTGACATAATTGATCGGCGAACCCGCCCCTACTCCATATCCTAATAATATAATGTGAAATAAGACTTTCTCTGGTATCGTCATGCTACAACAGCGATCGCCAATTCCCCAGACAGAAACGCCTCTGCCGCCGAAGCAGACGTTGCCAACAATGTACGATCTCCCTAGTGAAGATGCGGAGGAACCTGGTTTGCCTGATGAGTTTCATAGCTGGCAACCTCAGTTGCTATCGCGCACGTTACAATTGCCAGATTATCCGAGCGATCGCATCTTTGTCGGTTCAGATTTAAACTTGTACTATGATGTCCATCATTCTCTGTGGCACAAGCGTCCCGATTGGTTTCTAGTTGTGGATGTTTCTCGGTTGTACGAAGAGACGGATTTGCGCTCTAGTTACGTGGTTTGGCAAGAAGGTACAAATCCGTTTTTAGTGGTGGAATTGCTGTCGCCGGGAACGGAAAAAGAAGATTTGGGGCAATTTGTAGAAGCGGAAGTAGATGCTACTGAGGAGAATAATGGACAACCAACGCGAGAAATACCGCCGAGAAAGTGGGATGTTTACGAGCGGATTTTGCGCGTACCTTATTATGCGGTATTTAGTCGGTATAGCGATCGCTTGCGGATTTTTAAACTCGATGGTGGGCGCTATCAAGAACTAATCCTAGATGCTGACAATCCTCGGTTTTGGATTCCCGAACTCAAATTGGGTTTGGGAGTTTGGCAAGGGGATTTTGAGGGGATTAATCGGCGCTGGTTGCGCTGGTATGATAGTGTGGGAAATTGGGTACAAACAGATGCGGAATTTGCGATCGCACAGGCAGAACGAGAACGACAAAAGCGGCTAGAATTAGCTGAGAAGTTAAAGTCGCTTTCTCTCGAACAGTTAACAATTTTGGGCATTAGCCCCTCAGATTTGGAATGATTGTCTTATGCTGAACGGATATCGAATTCTTGATGCTGATTCTCACGTTTTTGAACCCTCTCAAATGTGGGCAAAATATCTCGCCCCTGAATTTAAGCAATTTGCTCCCTCCCCAGATATGAGAATTCAAGGGGAAAAGATTACTAATCAGGTTTCTGAGCAAGTTGAAAAAGTTGGTAATAAGCAGATGATGGAGGCTCACCCTAATTCTTATTTGAAGCGCTTTGATGTGGAATCCCACGTTCAAGCAATGGTAGAAATGGGAGTCGATATAGCATTTGTTTATCCTACTTTTGGACTGTGGTTGTGGTCAATTGATAGTATGGCTCCAGAAGTAGCCGGAGCCTTTACTAGCGCTTACAATCACTGGTTATATGAAGAATTTTGTAGTTACGATCCCGACAGGTTAAAAGGTGTGGGAGCAATTAATCTTCATGCCCCAGAAAAGATGGTTGCGGAATTACATAAAATTGCTGAATTTGGATGGAAAGCGGTGTTTTTGCGCCCCAATCCAGTTAAAGGTAGACTTTTGAGTGATGTTGCCTACGAGCCATTTTGGACTGCTTGCGAAGAGTTAGGAATTGCTATTGGTATCCATGAATCCACTCATAGTTTGTTACCAACTACAGGCGCAGATCGATTTCAGACTCGCTTTGCTACTCACGCCTGTTCTCATCCTATGGAACAAATGATGGCACTTTTAGCGCTGATTGAAGGGGGAGTATTAGAACGTCATCCTTTGTTGAGAGTAGCATTTTTAGAATCGGGTTGCGGTTGGTTGCCCTATTGGTTGTGGAGATTGGATGAAGAGTATCGGAATTTACATTGGGAAGTTAGCCACAATGTTAAGATGCTGCCTTCAGATTATTTTCGTCGGCAGTGCTTTATTGCTGTTGAGCCGACGGAACCTTATCTGGGTCAAATTATCGATTACATTGGTGCTGATAATTTGATTTTTGGTTCTGACTATCCCCACATGGATCATCAGCCAGATATTGTTAACAAAATGATAGAACTTGAAGATAGTTTGTCTAAAGAAACGGTAGAAAAGATTGTTTGGGATAATCCTCGTCGTTTCTATGGCTTGTATTGATTAGCTAATAGTAGCACGTCTAGTCTAAAATGTTGGGTTATCCCAGTTCCTAGAGACGTTCCACCGGAACGTCTCCACTACATATCCCAAAGAAAGAAAATTAGCGGCAATGATTGACCACGATCGCTTATTTAAAGAATTGATAACTACCTTTTTCTGGGAATTTATCCAGTTATTTTTCCCAGAAGTAGCTGCTTATCTAGACCAAGATTCGATTACTTTTCTGGACAAAGAAGTATTTACTGATATCACTGCCGGAGAAAGATACGAAACCGATATTGTTGCCCAAGGCAAATTTAGAGGGCAAGAATCTTGTTTTTTGATACATATAGAACACCAAGCCCAAGAACAAGCCGATTTTGGGGAACGAATGTTTCGCTATTTCTCCCGCTTGTCAGAAAAATATCACTTACCAGTTTATCCGATCGCGATTTTTTCCTACCCTTATCCCCTTGCCCTAGAGCCCAATGCCTATCAAGTGGCATTCCCGAACAAAGTAGTGCTAAAGTTTAACTATGATGTTGTGCAACTCAACCAACTCAACTGGCGGGATTTCCTGCGACAGGAGAATCCGGTAGCGGCGGCGCTGATGGCAAAAATGCGAATTGACAAGAGCGATCGCCGTCGGGTTAAATATGAGTGTTTGCGGTTGATGGCAACATTGAAAATAAATCCAGCTAAAATGAAACTAATTGCTGGGTTTGTGGATGTTTATCTGCGGTTGAATGCAGAAGAAGAGAGATTGTTTAAGGCGGATATTGCTCAGTTGGAACCAGAAAAAGAGGCAGTAGTTATGGACATTGTGACTAGCTGGATGGAGGAAGGTTTGCGACAAGGTTTGCAACAAGGTTTGCAACAGGGTTTGCAACAGGGTGAATTAGCAATTATTCAACGTCAGCTTACACGACGAATTGGGGCTATTCCTCCAGAGTTACAAGAGAAAATCAGTCAGTTGTCTTTAGTCCAATTAGAAAACTTAGGAGAGGCATTGCTGAATTTTTCCTCAGTAGAAGATTTAAGAAACTGGCTGCAACAAATTTAATTCTAACAATTCAAAAGCGATCGCCGTCGAGTTAAATATGAGTGTTTGCGGTTGATGGCAACATTGAAAATAAATCCAGCTAAAATGAAACTAATTGCTGGGTTTGTGGATGTTTATCTGCGGTTGAATGCAGAAGAAGAGATATTGTTTAAGGCGGATATTGCTCAGTTGGAACCAGAAAAAGAGGCAGTAGTTATGGACATTGTGACTAGCTGGATGGAGGAAGGTTTGCGACAGGGTTTGCAACAAGGTTTGCAACAGGGTGAATTAGCAATTGTTCAACTCCTACTTACACAGCGAATTGGAACTATTCCCCCAGAGTTACAAGAGATAGTCAGTCAGTTATCTTTAGCCCAATTAGAAAATTTAGCCAAGGCATTGCTGAATTTTTCCTCGACAGAAGATTTAAGAAACTGGCTGCAACAAATTTAATATTCACAATTCAAGAGCGATCGCCGTCTATTCTATAGCGGTTCTCGATCTCTGTTGCATTATCAAAGGACATAAATAAATGTATCGAAGTTTACATTGAGAAGTGAGCGATCGCGTTAAGGTGCTGCTCTCAGAGTATTTTCGTCGCCAGTGCTTTATTGCCGTTGAGCCGACGGAAGCTTATCTGGGTCAAATTATCGATCGCATCGGTGCCGATAACTTGATTTTTGGTTCCGACTATCCCCACATGGATGGTCAGCTCGATATTGTTTAAAAAACGATCGCGCTCGAAAATAGTTTGTCTAAAGAAACGGTACAAAAGATTGTTTGGAACAATCCTCGGCGTTTCTACGGCTTGCATTGATTAGCCAGTAATAGCGGCAAAAATTATTGTTAAAAGTTATTAAGATATTCAAATTATCTGAGATAACTTTTGGTTTCATGTTACAATACCGTGAACTTCAGGCTCATCTACAAAAAATAAGGAGACATATTATGTACACACAGGTAAACAAAACCATTCAAAAGTCATCTATCTACGATTTTCGGATTGGATTTCAAGGCAAACAACTTTCTCAAGTTATTGCTTATATATGGCGCTGGATTGATGAGGATGCCAATAAAATAGAAACTCAAACTGCCAGAGCATTAAAAACTTATTTTGTCAAACCTAATGCCAGTTCCAATCAATCAACAGATCGCTCAAATAACCAAAGTCAAGTTAATCAAAATTTAAAACGGTTGTTTAGAGCAGATCCTAGAGCTTGGTTAGCGACATCCGAAATTCTTCGGGGAGAACGAGATGATAACAAGGAATCCAAGTTACTAATTAGTGTCTTTGGGGAAGCACGGATTAAAAATCAGGAGCTATATATTTCTCCAATGTTTAATGAAGCCGAACTTGGAGAACGCTTAGGCGGACAAAAAGGCCCTTACTATGAATTTTCAGTGGATGTATCTTCTTTTGTGGGCGTACTTCAAGATCCTACTGTAGAAACGCCCTATGCTTTTCGGTATTCGATTGCTTTTCCCCCGCGCCCGCAAATTGGTGAAGCAACAGTTACTAAAGATGAATTAAGCGATTGGATTGGGGATGAAATGACAGATAACATTTATCCCAATAACCTTTTTATTCCAGTTTCCACTAGCTGATTAGTGAAGAGACTAGGAATCAGCTTAGGCTAACAGCAAGCAATAGAAGAAGGGGCGATAAACTACCCTTCTTCATCTTCTTCGTCTAAACTTAATAAATAAAAGATAACTCTCCGATCTGTTCATAATTTTTTACATTAAAACAATCCGTAAATCCACTGAGGCAACCATTGATAATTCTATGTCAAATCTAGTATCTGTGTAACTGGCGATACAAAAATAGATTGACTTTATCGATCGCCGCTTAGCTTGACACAACAATTAAAATCTATTAGTATATTAATTAGTTGACCCAAAAAATACCAGGAGAATCATACTATGGTGGGAGCGAGACAGTTTATTGCCAACGCTGGAATCGTTGCAGAAGCTATTGCAAAATCAAAACATGGTTGTGACTCAAATAGTCCTGACTCAAACGTAACAGGTAACTTTGTCAAAAGAATTTTAGTCCAATCCAAAAAACTTTCTCATCTCATTGTTCATATATGGCTCAACAGGCCAGGGGCTTCAGAACTAGACAAATATTTTAAACAATCGCAAAATCTGAGTAAGCTTTTACTAGCTAGCGATCCTAATTCAGTTGAATACAAATTACTGAGGAATATTTTTCAACCTCAAGATATTCCTATCTTCAACGAAGAGGAAGGCTTTTATTACTCATTTAAAGTTACTGTAAATCAATTTGAGGGGAGTTTAGACGATCCTTTACCTGGTCAGGCTGCTAACCCAGGAGAGAAAGGAGTGTTTACTATGTGGATACCTTACCCCCCACGTCCAGAAATTTCTACAGATCCAATTGCCTCACTTCATCCATCTGAGTTAGAAGAGTGGTTGAAGTCTCCTGTAAATCATCCCCCCTACTTTTATGCCGCAAATCCTTACATTCCTACATCCACTACCTGATCCAAGCTAATTAACTTCTAGCTAGGTATGAATGGGATCATTAGGTGAATTGTACATTACCATCAATTCAATCTCAACAATTTAAAGAAATCAAACCCTAACAAGCTAGAAGCTTAACCCGCGCTACAATAAAGGCGGGTTTTTTCCTTTTCTTACAAAAATAAAAAATTATGATTATCAAAGATCCTCAAAACCTCTTACCAACTCAAATTCAAAACAAGTGGGAAATGCCAGACATGGTACTGGAAATACCCCCTCATGGCATTCCCTTGGATATCAAAAGTATTGAGAGGCTTTTAGCGGCAATACAATCCGGTGAACAGGCAGTAGCCTTTAAGCCAACACTGCCTATTGCTTCCGAATTGGGTTTACCTCCCTATCCTGCCCTCGCTTATTTATATCCCCAGGAATTTAGCGATCTATCAAAACAGTTATTTCAAGAAGTTGAAAATCAAGCTGGCGGAAATTATTTCAACTCAATTCCCTTTACTTTTATTTCAGAAACCGATATTGATGAGCAACTACATTATTTTGCCAATTATTACGGGATAGCAGTCAAACCTGCCTATGTGAGGGTAATTGTGGGGAATACTTGCAATCTGAAATGCGTCATGTGTCCCTATCATAGCGCTGTGCTGAAACCCACCCATACCACCGATTTCTTCACTGGCAATAAAGCCATGTCGTGGCAGATGATGGAGAAAATTGCTAGGGAATGCGGAGAAAAGAAAATCGCAATTTTAATCGGCAGCGTAGAAGAGCCATTGCTGCACCCCAAGCTAGTAGATTTCGTGCAACTATGTCGGCAACAGGGAGTTCCCAGGATTCACATCACCACCAACGGCCAACTGCTGAATGAAGAGATAGCACAAGAATTATTGCAGGCTGGGTTAACCAGTATTGATATTAGCATTGATGCCGCCAACCAAGAAACTTATACTAAAGTCAGGGGGGCGAACCTGAGCCGAGTTGAATCTAATGTGCTACAGTTCATTCAACTGCGCGATCGCCTGAGAGTGGGTTGTGAAGTCAGGACATCTTTCGTCAGAAATCAGGGCGTTACCAGGGAAGAAGAGGAACAATTCCGAGAGCGGTGGCTTGCCAAAGCTAACAGCGTTTTTGTTTTGAACGTAGCTAAATACGAAGAGACAAATATGCGTCTTGCCAATATCAATAACACTGTAGAAAGCCCACTAGAATATTACCTCCAAAAAGCTCAAGGTCGCTGGGCTTGTCTATTTCCCTTTATGGAAATGGCTATTTTGCCCGATGGTAGGATATATTATTGTATTGAAACCCTATTTAGGTTAGGTTTCGACGGCGATATTGAGAGCTTGGGCGATTACAATCAACAAACTCTCCAAGAAATTTGGCAGGGAGATTTATTTAACCAACTGAGGCGGGATTTAATTCTGAATCAGTTAGAACGTAGATCGGCCTGTAAAAATTGCGATATGTGGAAATCTCAGGTTATTGCTAGATCCGCTAAAGATGGAATTTTGGCAATGACGACTACGGTAACTGAAATTTACCAATATATGAGGTAAAAAAAGACCCCCCCTAGCCCCCCCTTGTAAAGGGGAGGAACTGGAAAAGCCCCCTTTCTAAGGGGAGGAACCGGACAAGCACCCTTTCTAAGGGGAGGAACCGGACAAGCCCCCTTTCTAAGGGGAGGAACCAGAAAAGCCCCCTTTCTAAGGGGAGGAACCAGAAAAGCCCCCTTTCTAAGGGGGTTGGGGGTAGAGTATTGTAGGGTGCGTCAGTCCAAAGTGTTTCCCGTTTAAGCGTAAGCGATCACTTTACTCGCACCCTACTTGCTTCGTTAGTCGTTGTAAAATATAGCGGTTCTCAATTATATAGGTACGCAAAGACCCCCCCTAGCCCCCCCTTGTAAAGGGGAGGAACCGGAAAAGCCCCCTTTCTAAGGGGAGGAACCGGAAAGGCCCCCTTTCTAAGGGGAGGAACCGGAAAAAGCCCCCTTTCCCTTTCTA from Kamptonema formosum PCC 6407 encodes:
- a CDS encoding DUF4351 domain-containing protein, whose translation is MKLIAGFVDVYLRLNAEEEILFKADIAQLEPEKEAVVMDIVTSWMEEGLRQGLQQGLQQGELAIVQLLLTQRIGTIPPELQEIVSQLSLAQLENLAKALLNFSSTEDLRNWLQQI
- a CDS encoding radical SAM/SPASM domain-containing protein, producing MIIKDPQNLLPTQIQNKWEMPDMVLEIPPHGIPLDIKSIERLLAAIQSGEQAVAFKPTLPIASELGLPPYPALAYLYPQEFSDLSKQLFQEVENQAGGNYFNSIPFTFISETDIDEQLHYFANYYGIAVKPAYVRVIVGNTCNLKCVMCPYHSAVLKPTHTTDFFTGNKAMSWQMMEKIARECGEKKIAILIGSVEEPLLHPKLVDFVQLCRQQGVPRIHITTNGQLLNEEIAQELLQAGLTSIDISIDAANQETYTKVRGANLSRVESNVLQFIQLRDRLRVGCEVRTSFVRNQGVTREEEEQFRERWLAKANSVFVLNVAKYEETNMRLANINNTVESPLEYYLQKAQGRWACLFPFMEMAILPDGRIYYCIETLFRLGFDGDIESLGDYNQQTLQEIWQGDLFNQLRRDLILNQLERRSACKNCDMWKSQVIARSAKDGILAMTTTVTEIYQYMR
- a CDS encoding amidohydrolase family protein is translated as MSDRVKVLLSEYFRRQCFIAVEPTEAYLGQIIDRIGADNLIFGSDYPHMDGQLDIV
- a CDS encoding DUF4351 domain-containing protein gives rise to the protein MIDHDRLFKELITTFFWEFIQLFFPEVAAYLDQDSITFLDKEVFTDITAGERYETDIVAQGKFRGQESCFLIHIEHQAQEQADFGERMFRYFSRLSEKYHLPVYPIAIFSYPYPLALEPNAYQVAFPNKVVLKFNYDVVQLNQLNWRDFLRQENPVAAALMAKMRIDKSDRRRVKYECLRLMATLKINPAKMKLIAGFVDVYLRLNAEEERLFKADIAQLEPEKEAVVMDIVTSWMEEGLRQGLQQGLQQGLQQGELAIIQRQLTRRIGAIPPELQEKISQLSLVQLENLGEALLNFSSVEDLRNWLQQI
- a CDS encoding amidohydrolase family protein, producing MLNGYRILDADSHVFEPSQMWAKYLAPEFKQFAPSPDMRIQGEKITNQVSEQVEKVGNKQMMEAHPNSYLKRFDVESHVQAMVEMGVDIAFVYPTFGLWLWSIDSMAPEVAGAFTSAYNHWLYEEFCSYDPDRLKGVGAINLHAPEKMVAELHKIAEFGWKAVFLRPNPVKGRLLSDVAYEPFWTACEELGIAIGIHESTHSLLPTTGADRFQTRFATHACSHPMEQMMALLALIEGGVLERHPLLRVAFLESGCGWLPYWLWRLDEEYRNLHWEVSHNVKMLPSDYFRRQCFIAVEPTEPYLGQIIDYIGADNLIFGSDYPHMDHQPDIVNKMIELEDSLSKETVEKIVWDNPRRFYGLY
- a CDS encoding Uma2 family endonuclease, with translation MLQQRSPIPQTETPLPPKQTLPTMYDLPSEDAEEPGLPDEFHSWQPQLLSRTLQLPDYPSDRIFVGSDLNLYYDVHHSLWHKRPDWFLVVDVSRLYEETDLRSSYVVWQEGTNPFLVVELLSPGTEKEDLGQFVEAEVDATEENNGQPTREIPPRKWDVYERILRVPYYAVFSRYSDRLRIFKLDGGRYQELILDADNPRFWIPELKLGLGVWQGDFEGINRRWLRWYDSVGNWVQTDAEFAIAQAERERQKRLELAEKLKSLSLEQLTILGISPSDLE